The region CGATCGTGTGGCGGTGGTCCGCGCCGTCCGGCGCGGCGAACCGGTCGCCGGACGACTTTCCGATGCGGCGGCGGCCTACGCCGCCGGCCTCACTGCCGCAGCCGAGGAGGGCCGGCGGTGGCGATGGTTGCTCGGTGTCGTCCTCGTCGTGGCGGCGGTGACGGCGTTGTGGGACGCAGCCCTCGGCTCGTGGGGGAACGCGGTGGCCTCCGCCGTGTATCTCGCGGCGCTGCTGGTCGAGGTGTTCTGGTGGCCCGGGCGGCGGGCGAGGCTGCTGAGTAATGCCCAGCGCGCTGCGGCCGGCTGACTCCCACATCTGGGAACACGCGCGAGGGGCGAAGCGTTGACCTACACGTGGCTACCCAAGACATCACCGCCGAGCAGTTCAACGACACCATCAACGACAACGAGATCGTGCTGGTCGATTTCTGGGCGTCGTGGTGCGGGCCGTGCCGGGCGTTCGCCCCGACCTACTCGGCATCGTCGGACAAACATCCTGACGTCGTCTACGCCAAGGTGGACACCGAGGCCGAGCAGCAGCTCGCGGCCGCGGCCGACATTCGGTCGATCCCCACGTTGATGGCCTTCAAGAAGGGCAAGCTGGTGTTCAACCAGGCCGGCGCCCTTCCGCCGGCCGCGCTGGAGGACCTGGTGCAGAAGATCAAGGAGTTCGACATCGACGCGGCGATCGCCGCCGAGCAGGCAAACCCGTCCGACGCCTGACCGCGGGAGCGCAGCCCGGCACGCGATAGCGTGCACACGTGACCAACGGCTTCGTCCTCGTCGAACGCCCGCGCCGCCACGTCGCCCTGGTGACGCTGAACCGGCCCGAGCGGATGAACTCCATGGCCTTCGACGTCATGGTGCCGCTGAAGGCGGCGCTCGACGAGCTCACCCACGACAACGACGTCCGTGTCGTGGTGCTCACCGGTGCAGGGCGCGGCTTCTCCTCGGGTGCCGACCACAAATCGGCGGGCTCGGTTCCGCACGTCGACGGTCTGACCCGTCCGACCTTCGGCCTGCGCTCGATGGAAGTGCTCGACGACGTCATCCTGGCACTGCGCAAGATGCACCAGCCGGTCATCGCGGCGGTCAACGGCGCCGCGATCGGAGGCGGTCTGTGTCTGGCGCTGGCGGCCGACATCCGCGTCGCGGCGACGGACGCGTACTTCCGCGCGGCGGGCATCAACAACGGCCTCACCGCCAGCGAACTGGGACTCAGTTATCTGCTGCCCAGGGCGATCGGCTCGTCGCGGGCGTTCGAGATCATGCTCACCGGGCGCGACGTCGACGCCGAGGAAGCGGAGCGCATCGGGCTGGTGTCGCGCCACGTGCCCGGCGAGCACTTGCTGGAGACCTGCTACGACATGGCGGAGCGGATCGCCGGGTTCTCGCGGCCGGGTACGGAACTGACCAAGCGGACCATCTGGAGCGGCCTGGACGCCGGTTCGCTCGAGTCGCACATGCAGGCCGAGGGGCTGGGTCAGCTCTACATCCGGTTGCTCACCAGCAACTTCGAGGAGGCCGTGGCGGCGCGGAAGGACAACCGCGCGCCGGTCTTCACCGACGACAAATGAATTGGCATCGAACACACCGCTGCCATTAGCCTTTGAAGTGCCCATCTCGGCAGGGGCTCTGCCCTGCCCGCTGTCATTCAGGAGTTCGCGCGTGATCACCGCAACGGACCTCGAGGTCCGCGCCGGAGCGCGCACACTGCTCTCCATCGACGGGTCGGCCCTTCGCGTGCAGCCCGGCGACCGCATCGGCCTGGTCGGCCGCAACGGCGCGGGCAAGACCACCACGATGCGCATCCTCGCCGGCGAGGGCGAACCGTATGCCGGCACGGTCACCCGGACCGGCGACGTCGGTTACCTGCCGCAGGATCCCCGGGAGGGCGATCTCGACATGCTCGCCCGCGACCGGGTGCTCTCGGCGCGGGGCCTGGACACGCTGCTGTCGGACCTGGAGAAGCAACAGGCGTTGATGGCCGAGGTCGCCGACGACGCCGCCCGCGACAAGGCCGTGCGGCGCTACGGCCAGCTCGAGGAGAGGTTCGCCGCGCTCGGCGGGTATGCCGCCGAGAGCGAGGCGGGCCGGATCTGCGCCAGCCTCGGCCTGCCGGACCGCGTGCTGGGCCAACCGCTGCGCACCCTCTCCGGGGGTCAGCGCCGGCGGGTGGAGCTCGCGCGCATCCTGTTCGCCGCGAGTGAGAGTGGCACCGGCTCGGCCACCACGTTGCTGCTCGACGAGCCCACCAACCACCTCGACGCCGACTCGATCGGCTGGCTGCGCACGTTCCTTCAGAACCACACCGGTGGGCTGGTCGTCATCAGCCACAACGTCGAGCTGCTCGCCGACGTCGTGAACCGGGTGTGGTTCCTCGACGCGGTCCGCGGCGAGGTGGACGTCTACAACATGGGCTGGCAGAAGTATCTCGACGCCCGGGCCACCGACGAGCAGCGCCGCCGCCGGGAACGCGCCAACGCCGAGCGCAAGGCCGCCGCACTGCGCACCCAGGCCGCCAAGATGGGCGCCAAGGCGACGAAAGCCGTTGCCGCGCAGAA is a window of Mycolicibacterium chubuense NBB4 DNA encoding:
- the trxA gene encoding thioredoxin, which translates into the protein MATQDITAEQFNDTINDNEIVLVDFWASWCGPCRAFAPTYSASSDKHPDVVYAKVDTEAEQQLAAAADIRSIPTLMAFKKGKLVFNQAGALPPAALEDLVQKIKEFDIDAAIAAEQANPSDA
- a CDS encoding enoyl-CoA hydratase, which encodes MTNGFVLVERPRRHVALVTLNRPERMNSMAFDVMVPLKAALDELTHDNDVRVVVLTGAGRGFSSGADHKSAGSVPHVDGLTRPTFGLRSMEVLDDVILALRKMHQPVIAAVNGAAIGGGLCLALAADIRVAATDAYFRAAGINNGLTASELGLSYLLPRAIGSSRAFEIMLTGRDVDAEEAERIGLVSRHVPGEHLLETCYDMAERIAGFSRPGTELTKRTIWSGLDAGSLESHMQAEGLGQLYIRLLTSNFEEAVAARKDNRAPVFTDDK
- a CDS encoding ABC-F family ATP-binding cassette domain-containing protein — translated: MITATDLEVRAGARTLLSIDGSALRVQPGDRIGLVGRNGAGKTTTMRILAGEGEPYAGTVTRTGDVGYLPQDPREGDLDMLARDRVLSARGLDTLLSDLEKQQALMAEVADDAARDKAVRRYGQLEERFAALGGYAAESEAGRICASLGLPDRVLGQPLRTLSGGQRRRVELARILFAASESGTGSATTLLLDEPTNHLDADSIGWLRTFLQNHTGGLVVISHNVELLADVVNRVWFLDAVRGEVDVYNMGWQKYLDARATDEQRRRRERANAERKAAALRTQAAKMGAKATKAVAAQNMLRRADRMLAELDDERVADKVARIKFPTPAACGRTPLMAKGLTKTYGSLEIFTGVDLAIDRGSRVVVLGLNGAGKTTLLRLLAGVETPDAGALEPGHGCKIGYFAQEHDTLDNMATVWENIRHAAPDTGEQELRGLLGAFMFSGAQLDQPAGTLSGGEKTRLALAGLVASTANVLLLDEPTNNLDPASREQVLDALRSYVGAVVLVTHDPGAAEALDPQRVVLLPDGTEDFWSEDYRELIELA